gatagatcctttggggtgctagatcacctaaccacctaagacctttttccggtttgggatcggttggttgaaGGTTCGCTACACGGGTCAAGGACGTTACTATCTCAAGGCAAGGTGATCATCTTTAAGTACTCGTCTCATACTTATGCAGCAGTGATCATCTTTGGCTCATGATGTGGGAAATACCTAGTAAGACTAGACTTTGGGAAGAGTTACCTTTGCAGGGTACGTTGGATAAGAGAGATGTGACCAGTATGTGAatagcttgcatatttagaaattatcagcatgaaatggaatcaagagagttaaaaagttaaacggatttccctacataaacacaggtatgaatctatttataactggatctttgattaaattgtgaagtattggtatttgcagtagcgccttaaatattgttagtaggctatcttgatgcgaataagggtgatgattacaaatactaaaccttataacgtaagattatttttatcatttgtaatcattttacaccaattttatttgaatgtttattggtgattagttattgaggttggaaagttaagtcttaagggttgattgatgcaaagaaaagaAGGATATTGAAAGCCTAGTAATGTGATTTTTAGGGGAAGTTAAGTGAAAAGAGTTAAGGCTTTGAGATGAAAGGTTTGTGTTAAGAAGTAAAGTTGTGGAAACTTTTGGAGTTTGATTTCTCAACCCAAATTGTCTTTACATCTTAATTCATGACCTAGAAAGAATgttttatgaaaatttgtttgcgataagggccacttaggatattgtttttgaaatgtgtttgaatgaaaatggggggagaaggggggtgcgtttgatggtttgtatgttgttttataagtgacaggaatgtgaggaattgttttgtgaggaaataagcttattcgtgaaaagatgaagagtacgagagcttgtggaggattgacttgaaggcttgaatcttgcggaaatttgttgaagattatacgtacagttattgtttcgagattgacttgcttgaggacaagcaaggttcaagtgtgggggattttgataacgccatttttatacatatattttgggcgttatcttgttccatttgttagtattttgaagactttgattaagatatcgagttatttgagtttaaaatgaagaaagtgtcaagatatggttcgttggctcattattgttgattttattgaagatatagccaaaacgaagttagagttgaagataaacatgcctcgggtgaaaaaataagtttccatcgcttcaggatgaggtttatcgcgttttggtcatcatgatacgtgatgaagtgcatcagaacacgacatggaaaaaggGCATTCTGACCGTTCTGTCGCGTTCCAATGGGCTTTGTCGCGTCCTAGTCATCGCGTATCGCGATGTTGTTATCGCGGATCGCGATGGGATGTCACGGATTGCGACGTGGGTCGGTTTTAGCTGTTTTCCCAgcttctataaatagacgaattttaccccaatttagggcatgcagttttatttacgaattttctttcacagcaacattagttacgaatttctttgtctttcttcattatattacaagggtttaagccacaatatcattcttggttagttttgattataaattataaatttactTCATTTGCTTTTAATTAATTCAATGTTCATGCTTatttgttcttcttatttatttgttatttgctttaccatgagtagctaaatatttagtattcgcttagatgcatgaacctaggtgatgaattgcgatcttttggttaacaacaattaattaaaattacacaagtttatgtctagctaagatccactgttattaaagcttattgattgttagatcacgaaAGTTATTGATTAaataacgacagttaaattgattaatagcttttactagattattgaacgtgaataatttaggaatacgtgagattttatgtgggacaccgataataaaattaatcgtatagtggttgagcttgaaattaattgcaataattgtgaggttgtaagggacaccaaaccaacctaagttaggttataatcttgagtaatatcattgtgaattggttagtaactctaggttaacgacagttatacttaggttgctagtcttaaactgtaggaatcgacagataaatacagtgtcacatcattgtaattgtttaattaacgggtttaaacgagcaatcctagcctagggaattgaatctaagtggatacgtttgcttcttattgagttaagtttaatttacttttgcgtttaatcagttttacaacaaaactccccttttaaatcttagaataattaatagttcaagttttcaattacctgctctctgtggaacgaattggtcaaatacttgtttaattactacacgaactggttatagttgcctgtattgtgtgataatcgataggtatttagctaataatctAGAGTACAAAATTGCACATCAGTTGAATAAGGTGAATGTTGCTCTTGTGCAAACCAACCAGTTCCAAGTTTTGGCAGATAATAATGATGATTCAGATGTGATCAGGGATGATAGATTGATAGTTGaagaatatattaataataagcaACAGCCTTCTGCTGAAGTTACTAAGAAGTGGTCATATGATATGgtgaaattcttacaattacaatgGGAAGCTATGTTGAGGAAAGGTAAATCTGCAGAAGGTGATGAGtctgatgaagatgatgttgaAGAAGTATACTCAGATTGTATGAATGTGGGTGCTGATGATGTTGATGGTCTAGACCATCACATATTAGTATAGGTTGGTATGTCTTTTCTATCCTCTTTTATTATGGAGTTAAGGATTGCTTCTTGGAATATTAGGGGGTTGAATAATGATGATAGGTAGAATGAAGTTAGTAAATTTATTAGAGATGATAAAATTAGTATTTGTGCTATTTTAGAAACTCACTTGAAAACTAAGACTGTTAATAAAGTATGTGAAAAAGTCTTTTCTAATTGGAGTTGGGCATCCAATGTTGTACATAGCCCTAGTTGTTACAGAATCATCCTGGGATGGAATACTAACTTGGTCAATGTAATGGTGGTTCATATGTCAAAGCAAGCTATTCATTGTCTTATTGAGACTGTTGTGGAGAAAAGCAAATTCTTCTGTAGTTTCATTTATGCCAATAATACTGGGAAGGAGAGAAGATTATTGTGGAGTGAATTAGCCAATCATTCCAGATTTATTTATTCAAAACCATGGGTTTTATTAGGTGATTTTAATGTAACTCTTGATCCTGAGGAACATTCTGCTAGCTGTTTGATATGTCTGATGATATGCAAGAGTTTGCTGATTGTGTTAATTGTATTGAAGTTGAAGATGTTGGTAGTTCAGGGTTTCATTTCACCTGGACAAAATCTCTCAAGAACCCTAATTTTGATACTTTAAAAAAGCTTGATAGGATTATGGTAAATGGTGAATTTATTGCCAAGTATCCGAATGCTCATGGGATTTTCCATCCTTATCTAGTGTCAGATCATAGCCCTGCTGCACTTGTAATTCCAAATGGTCTTGCTGTTAACACTAAACCTTTCAGATTTGTGAATTTTGTAGCTGATAAAGTGGGTTTCCTCCCTCTTATTACTGTTGGATGGGATAAAGAGGTTCATGGCTGCAAGATGTTTAAAGTTGTTAAGAAACCGAAGGGTATGAAAAGAGAGTTAAAGAAGCTATGTTGGGAAAATGGTAACGTGTTCTCTAAAGTAAAGGAATTAAGAGTGAAGTTACAAGATGCTCAACTTGCTGTTGACTCTAACCCTCATGATCATTATTTAAAAAAAGTTGCAGTTGACCTGCTGCTGGAGTACCAAATGCTTCAAAGATTGAGTTGAGTCTTATGCAACAACAAGCTAAGATCAAATGGCTTCAAGAGGGTGATAAGAACTCTAAGTATTTTCATAATGTTTTAAGGGCTaggaaaaataaaaataggattgaAAGCATTTGTAATGAAACTGGTGTTAGGCATTTTGGGGATGATGTGGCAGCTCAGTTTGTGACTCACTTTCTAAATCTTCTAGGCTGTTCTGATTCTCTTAGGAATGTTAATGAGTTGGGTGATATCTTCACTGCTTCTTTAAGTGAAGAAGAGGCCATTCAAATGATTAGTGAAGTTACTGATCTGGAAGTTAAGCAGTCCAtctttgatattgataataataaggcTGCAGGTCCAGATGGTTTTTCTTCATATTTTTTTAAGAAGTCTTGGGATATAGTTGGGCCTGATATATGTAATGCAGTGAGAGAGTTTTTTGATTCTGGGAAACTTTTGAAGGAAATCAACTCTACTGTTATTGCACTTGTTCCAAAGATTGGTACTCCAAACAAGGTCTTTGATTTTAGACCCATTGCATGTTGCAATGTTCTATATAAGTGCATTAGTAAAATTCTTACTAATAGAATCAAAGGCAGCTTAAGTAAGCTTGTTAATTGCAACCAAAGCGCCTTCATCCTTGGGAGAGCTATACAGGATAATATTTTGATCACTCAAGAACTTCTAAGGGGCTATAATAGAGTTAATGGTCCTAAGAGGTGTGCTTTAAAGATAGATATTCAGAAAGCTTATGATACCTTTGACTGGAAATTCCTGGAGTATATTTTGAGGAGATTTGGTTTTCATGGCAAAATGATTAAGTTGATTATGACATGTGTTACCACTTCATCATTCACTATCTGTGTTAATGGTGTAAATCATGGGTTTTTTAAAGGGGGAAGAGGGCTTAGGCAGGGAGATCCTTTGTCTCCTTACCTATTCACTTTAGTGATGGAAGTGTTCACTCTTATCATGGCTAAAAACATCAAGAACTCTTCTTTTAAATACCATTTTGGTTGAAAAGGCATGAAGTTATCACATTTATGTTTTGCAGATGATCTGCTTGTGCTGTGTCATGGTGATGTTGACTCTATAAAGGTCATTGACAAAAGTTTATCTGAATTCAGTGAGTTTTCAGGTCTATTCCCTAGTCTTATGAAGAGTACCATTTTCTTTGGTAGTGTTCCAGGGTTTATATGGCATGAAATTCTTAAGATTGTCCCTTTTCAGATTGGTTCCCTCCCAATGAAATATTTAGGGGTGCCTTTGCTCTCTAAAAGGCTTGGTATTTCTGATTGCAAATGTTTGGTTGATAAAATTAAAAACAGAATCCATTGTTGGAAAACAAAAACTTTATCTTATGCTGGTAGATTGCAATTGATCAGTTCAGTTCTATCATCTATGCAAATCTACTGGTGTTCTGTATATCTGTTGCCAAAGGAAACTATCAATGATATTGAAAGAATGTTAAAGAATTTTCTATGGAATAGTGGTAATGCTTTAAAGGGTAGAGCTAAGATTGCTAAGAAAATGGTGTGTAAGCCAAAAGATCAAGGTGGACTGGGCATAAAATCATTGCATAAGTGGAATGAGGTTTTACTCATTAAGCAGTTGTGAAAAATAATTGCTCAAGATAATTCATTGTGGTCAAACTGGGTCAAGATTACTAAATTGAAAGGAAAAAGTATCTGGGATATTGATTTGTGTGCTTCTGATAGTTGGGGATGGAAGAATTTACTTGCTTTAAGAGATCAAGTTAAATCTCATGAGTATTGGTTAATTGGTAATGGAAGAAATGTTTCAGCTTGGTTTAACAGATGGTCTGAGTTGGGTTGTCTTGCTGATATGATTTCTAAAAGAGATCTTTATGATTCCAGGCTCTCTTTAAATTTGAAGGTTGCTGATCTTATTTTTAATGGCCAATGGATTTGGACAGAGGAGATTCTTGACAGGTATCCTGCTCTTTCAAGCTTAAATGTCCCTGCTTTAAGTGATAATGATGATGTAGCTGTATGGGCTACTTCTGATAATAAGCATGTTCATTTTTCCACAAAGCAAGCTTGGGTTGATTTAAGAGATAATTTTCCATTGGTAGTTTAGCACAGGGTTGTTTGGTTTAATCAGTTTAACCCTAAACATGCTTTCATTTTGTGGTTGGCCATTCAACATAAATTGACTACGCAGGATAAGTTGGCTAAATGGTACCCTAATAAACAGTTCAGCTGTGTTTTTTGTGGTAAGCAAATGGATTCACATGTTCATTTATTTTTCAAATGTGAATATTCACATAGAATTTGGGCTGTATTAAAGCAGAAGATTTTGTTTAGAGGCATTGGGAATGATCTGCAGACTGTTATCTTGAATATTGCAAAATACCCTGGCCTTAAGAACATCTGGAATGTTATTAATAGAGTTCTAATTGCTGTTGTGGTGTACCATATTTGGATTGAAAGAAATAAGAGAGTTTTTAGAAATTCAAGGAGATCAAGTGATGATATTTGTAATCAAGTTATCATGTATCTCTGGATGAAGCTGATCAGTATCA
This genomic window from Rutidosis leptorrhynchoides isolate AG116_Rl617_1_P2 chromosome 2, CSIRO_AGI_Rlap_v1, whole genome shotgun sequence contains:
- the LOC139890200 gene encoding uncharacterized protein, translated to MKLSHLCFADDLLVLCHGDVDSIKVIDKSLSEFSEFSGLFPSLMKSTIFFGSVPGFIWHEILKIVPFQIGSLPMKYLGVPLLSKRLGISDCKCLVDKIKNRIHCWKTKTLSYAGRLQLISSVLSSMQIYWCSVYLLPKETINDIERMLKNFLWNSGNALKGRAKIAKKMVCKPKDQGGLGIKSLHKWNEVLLIKQFWGWKNLLALRDQVKSHEYWLIGNGRNVSAWFNRWSELGCLADMISKRDLYDSRLSLNLKVADLIFNGQWIWTEEILDRYPALSSLNVPALSDNDDVAVWATSDNKHVHFSTKQAWVDLRDNFPLDKLAKWYPNKQFSCVFCGKQMDSHVHLFFKCEYSHRIWAVLKQKILFRGIGNDLQTVILNIAKYPGLKNIWNVINRVLIAVVVYHIWIERNKRVFRNSRRSSDDICNQVIMYLWMKLISIKLKKTKNVLSAAGVWGLKWNGNSLAM